One segment of Comamonas thiooxydans DNA contains the following:
- the aroC gene encoding chorismate synthase, with translation MSGNTFGTIFTVTNFGESHGPAIGCVIDGCPPGMALSEADIQHDLDRRRPGTSKFVTQRNEPDAVEILSGVYEGKTTGTPIALLIRNTDQRSKDYSNIAQSFRPGHADYAYFQKYGIRDPRGGGRSSARLTAPTVAAGAVAKKWLKEKFGTEFRACMTQIGELPIGFESWEHVPHNPFFAPVADVSRFEEYMEQLRKSGDSCGAALRVNASNMPVGLGQPLYDRLDADIAYAMMGLNAVKAVEIGAGFDSVAQRGTTHGDSLSPEGFRSNNAGGIVGGISTGQDLEVRIGIKPTSSIITPRESIDVHGQSTEVITKGRHDPCVGIRAAPIAEALLALVVMDHALRHRAQNADVDSGLTPIPASAS, from the coding sequence ATGAGCGGCAATACCTTCGGCACAATTTTCACGGTCACCAATTTCGGTGAGTCCCACGGTCCGGCCATTGGCTGTGTGATTGACGGCTGCCCTCCGGGCATGGCCTTGAGCGAGGCGGACATCCAGCATGATCTGGACCGTCGCCGTCCCGGCACCAGCAAGTTCGTCACCCAGCGCAACGAGCCCGACGCGGTCGAGATCCTCTCGGGCGTCTACGAGGGTAAAACCACGGGCACGCCGATCGCCCTGCTGATCCGCAACACCGATCAGCGCAGCAAGGATTACTCCAATATCGCGCAGAGCTTTCGTCCCGGTCATGCCGACTATGCCTACTTCCAGAAGTACGGCATCCGTGATCCGCGCGGCGGCGGGCGCTCCTCGGCACGCCTGACGGCGCCTACCGTGGCTGCGGGTGCCGTGGCCAAGAAATGGCTCAAGGAAAAGTTCGGCACCGAGTTCCGCGCCTGCATGACCCAGATCGGCGAGCTGCCCATCGGTTTCGAGAGCTGGGAGCATGTGCCGCACAACCCCTTTTTCGCGCCCGTGGCCGATGTGAGCCGCTTCGAGGAATACATGGAGCAGCTGCGCAAGAGTGGCGATTCCTGCGGCGCGGCGCTGCGTGTGAACGCCAGCAATATGCCGGTCGGCCTGGGCCAGCCCCTGTATGACCGCCTGGACGCCGACATCGCCTACGCCATGATGGGTCTGAACGCCGTCAAGGCCGTGGAGATCGGCGCAGGCTTTGACAGCGTGGCCCAGCGCGGCACCACGCATGGCGATTCGCTGAGTCCCGAGGGTTTCCGCAGCAATAATGCGGGCGGCATCGTGGGCGGCATCAGCACCGGCCAGGATCTGGAAGTGCGCATCGGCATCAAGCCCACCAGCTCCATCATCACGCCGCGTGAGTCCATAGACGTGCACGGCCAGAGCACCGAAGTCATCACCAAGGGGCGCCACGACCCCTGCGTGGGCATCCGCGCCGCGCCGATCGCCGAGGCGCTGCTGGCGCTGGTGGTGATGGACCATGCGCTGCGCCACCGCGCGCAGAATGCCGATGTGGATTCGGGCCTGACTCCGATTCCGGCCTCGGCCAGCTGA
- a CDS encoding lytic transglycosylase domain-containing protein, with product MPASGKLIASARTLGHKTAHGFLALTHNGFALLGLAVAISALILISRPDLRLAGATELREWLDTRLPASTVVAAAEVEEAPASANIVVASDRATAVNPKNLPKEQAAVAYWLSKKYRVAPEPIAALVSEAYVQGKANKLDPTLILAIMAIESSFNPFAQSSVGAQGLMQVMTSVHTDKYESFGGQHAAFDPVTNLKVGVKVLKECIARAGSIEGGLRYYVGAANLPSDGGYAAKVLAEHQRLRQGVGLQASPLMTAKSDEATKVSHAQQVALANSNL from the coding sequence ATGCCAGCGTCAGGAAAATTAATCGCCTCTGCGCGAACGTTGGGCCATAAGACGGCCCACGGTTTTCTTGCTCTTACTCACAACGGTTTCGCCCTGCTGGGCTTGGCCGTGGCCATTTCGGCCCTGATTCTGATCTCTCGTCCGGACCTGCGTCTGGCCGGTGCAACCGAGCTGCGCGAGTGGCTCGACACACGCCTGCCCGCCAGCACCGTTGTGGCTGCCGCCGAAGTGGAGGAAGCCCCTGCTTCCGCCAACATCGTCGTCGCCAGCGACCGCGCCACGGCCGTCAACCCCAAGAACCTGCCCAAGGAGCAGGCGGCTGTGGCCTACTGGCTCAGCAAAAAATACCGGGTGGCGCCCGAACCGATTGCCGCCCTGGTCAGCGAAGCCTATGTCCAGGGCAAAGCCAACAAGCTGGATCCGACGCTGATTCTGGCCATCATGGCCATTGAATCGAGCTTCAACCCGTTTGCCCAGAGTTCGGTCGGTGCCCAGGGCCTGATGCAGGTGATGACTTCCGTGCACACCGACAAGTACGAAAGCTTTGGCGGCCAGCACGCTGCCTTCGACCCGGTGACCAATCTCAAGGTCGGCGTCAAGGTGCTCAAGGAATGCATTGCCCGCGCCGGCTCCATCGAGGGTGGCCTGCGTTACTACGTGGGTGCAGCCAATCTTCCTTCGGACGGCGGCTATGCTGCCAAGGTCCTTGCCGAACACCAGCGTCTGCGCCAAGGCGTGGGCCTGCAGGCCAGCCCGCTGATGACGGCCAAGTCCGACGAAGCCACCAAGGTCTCTCACGCTCAGCAAGTGGCACTGGCCAACTCCAACCTCTAA
- a CDS encoding DUF748 domain-containing protein — protein MSLLTSNRWLRRLIWSVLALLLLWLLLWAVVPWVAKSQLEKRAAEKLGRGVHVGKIEFAPWAMSITLHELVIDKAIKKVAETADAEGSGAQKDLESAAEPQLQIKRIFINASAQSLFRLAPVLDAIEVDAPVVRLTQHSLGKLDIDDVIARLSEPDDEEPSKPLSFALYNIALRDGRIELNDEFVQRKHELKDLQLSIPFISNLASKREIKVLPHLAFDLNGSKFDTSGESTPFTDTRQTAMQLKWEHIDLAPYLGYVPASVPVQPLSGVLDTDLQISFEQKDQPVVSINGKLALSNVAVQDRQSAPLLNFEALEVQLKNVQPLQNQIALESVRWVKPEVYASRNAQGVINWLGLNAPSTAAAAPAVNAEPESDSSGTKAEAPAQSLAVSVKQFDIDSATVHWRDAATGAAPAALTLAPLMLQVKNLAWPMKEPLQLTATAGLQTTEQARAEGAARLAVDGEATDKVGKLNLKLEQMPLQWVQPYMEAHFKPQLSAMLNTDARISWGEGAVVAEVAELTADKLQLQDKQAPVSVEQIKVSGVQVDLAARQVQVEAIAVQKPQLAALRDAQGHWMYERWLPVAAPAAKPATQGSKAEPGKPWSVKLAAIAVDGGALQFRDAAPVQGGSARPVQLDVSALRVRLGAFEPLAAKAAPTPLEVSAQLAASRRVQAGHIQFKGQLGLTPVSAQGQLQARAVPLHALEPYFGHKLNVDLVRADGNFRGKLNYLAHAKGPQLSVSGDVELNDLRVRSTLAAPVQEEVGKPSTAKGALTAVLNDSTADRAKALAARTGLGLGDDLLAWKTLVVRGLDLNMQPAQPLRVSVRETALSDFFARVIVQRNGRINLQDIVKTEKSEQSVAQNEEANAQAAAGEKPELSRPVAEPVKPEDAGPAPIIKVGPIVLTGGKVQFSDYFIQPNYSADLSELTGRLSAFSSQAPAGQVEPQMADLEIKGKAQGTAKLDISGKVNPLAKPLALDVRAQMNDLELSPLSPYSIKYAGYGIERGKLYMDVNYKVQPDGQLTASNKLVLRQLTFGDKVEGAPASLPVKLAVALLSDRNGVIDLDVPLSGSLNDPQFRLAPIIFKVIGNIIMKAVTAPFALLSGAFSGGDESGAVNFAPGSAKLDGKAREQLAKIVKALNDRPALKMTVVGESREAEDKEAWKTEELDRLLLAQKRRNVIREGKSGDEVMEFSDAERPALLKAVYGRADIKKPRNMVGMAKDLPAEQMTALLVASIKVPDDAMRELALARGVAVRDYLSTQQLPLERLFLGAPKLDVQDKDWTPRAQLSLSAQ, from the coding sequence ATGTCCTTGCTCACATCGAATCGCTGGCTTCGTCGGCTGATCTGGTCTGTTCTTGCTCTTTTGCTGTTATGGCTGTTGCTGTGGGCGGTAGTGCCCTGGGTGGCCAAAAGCCAGCTGGAAAAACGGGCCGCCGAGAAGCTGGGGCGCGGCGTGCATGTGGGAAAGATCGAGTTTGCGCCCTGGGCCATGTCCATCACCTTGCACGAACTGGTGATCGATAAAGCTATAAAAAAAGTAGCTGAAACTGCTGATGCAGAAGGCTCTGGGGCTCAGAAAGATCTGGAGTCTGCCGCCGAGCCACAGCTGCAGATCAAGCGCATCTTCATCAATGCCAGCGCGCAGTCCTTGTTCAGGCTTGCTCCTGTGCTGGATGCGATCGAGGTCGATGCGCCGGTGGTGCGACTGACCCAGCATTCGCTGGGCAAGCTCGATATCGACGATGTGATTGCCAGGCTCTCCGAGCCCGATGACGAAGAGCCGTCCAAGCCCTTGAGCTTTGCGCTCTACAACATTGCATTGCGCGACGGCCGTATCGAGCTCAATGACGAGTTTGTGCAGCGCAAGCACGAGCTCAAGGACTTGCAGCTGAGCATTCCTTTCATCAGCAATCTGGCCTCCAAGCGCGAGATCAAGGTGCTGCCACATCTGGCTTTCGATCTCAACGGCAGCAAGTTCGACACGTCGGGCGAGAGCACGCCGTTCACCGACACCCGCCAGACGGCGATGCAACTCAAATGGGAGCACATCGATCTGGCCCCTTATCTGGGCTATGTGCCTGCCAGCGTTCCCGTGCAGCCTCTGTCTGGCGTGCTGGACACGGATTTGCAGATCAGCTTCGAGCAAAAAGACCAGCCTGTGGTCAGCATCAACGGCAAGCTGGCCTTGAGCAATGTCGCGGTGCAGGACCGCCAGAGCGCACCGTTGCTGAACTTTGAGGCACTGGAGGTACAGCTCAAGAATGTTCAGCCTCTGCAGAACCAGATTGCGCTCGAATCGGTACGCTGGGTCAAGCCCGAGGTTTATGCCAGCCGCAATGCGCAGGGCGTGATCAACTGGTTGGGGTTGAATGCGCCGTCCACCGCTGCAGCAGCGCCCGCCGTAAATGCAGAGCCTGAGTCTGATTCCTCCGGCACCAAGGCCGAGGCGCCCGCCCAGTCCCTCGCAGTGAGCGTGAAGCAGTTCGATATCGATAGCGCTACAGTGCATTGGAGGGATGCTGCTACAGGCGCGGCGCCTGCGGCGCTGACCTTGGCTCCTTTGATGCTGCAGGTCAAGAATCTGGCTTGGCCCATGAAGGAGCCTTTGCAACTGACGGCTACTGCAGGCCTGCAAACGACTGAGCAGGCCCGGGCGGAAGGGGCCGCTAGGCTGGCTGTGGATGGAGAAGCCACGGACAAGGTGGGCAAGCTCAATCTCAAGCTCGAGCAGATGCCGCTGCAATGGGTGCAGCCCTATATGGAAGCGCATTTCAAGCCGCAGCTCAGCGCCATGCTCAATACCGATGCCCGGATTTCCTGGGGTGAGGGCGCAGTTGTGGCAGAGGTGGCCGAGCTGACCGCCGACAAGCTGCAGCTGCAGGACAAGCAGGCCCCTGTCAGTGTCGAACAGATCAAGGTCAGCGGCGTTCAGGTCGATCTTGCTGCCCGGCAGGTGCAGGTGGAGGCCATTGCCGTGCAGAAACCGCAGCTCGCGGCCCTGCGTGACGCACAAGGGCACTGGATGTACGAGCGTTGGTTGCCCGTGGCAGCGCCTGCAGCCAAGCCGGCAACGCAGGGCAGCAAGGCGGAGCCGGGCAAGCCCTGGTCGGTCAAACTGGCAGCGATTGCCGTGGATGGCGGTGCGCTGCAGTTTCGCGATGCAGCACCTGTGCAAGGCGGGAGTGCACGGCCCGTGCAACTGGATGTGAGCGCATTGCGCGTGCGCCTGGGTGCTTTCGAGCCTCTGGCGGCCAAGGCGGCGCCGACTCCGCTGGAGGTCTCGGCTCAGCTCGCTGCCAGTCGCCGTGTGCAGGCTGGTCATATTCAGTTCAAGGGGCAGTTGGGTCTGACCCCGGTTTCGGCTCAGGGGCAGTTGCAGGCCCGTGCCGTGCCCTTGCATGCGCTGGAGCCGTATTTTGGTCACAAGCTCAATGTGGATCTGGTGCGTGCCGACGGCAACTTCCGGGGCAAGCTTAACTATCTGGCACATGCCAAGGGGCCGCAGTTGTCTGTGTCGGGCGATGTGGAGCTCAACGACCTGCGTGTACGTTCCACGCTTGCGGCTCCTGTGCAGGAGGAGGTGGGCAAGCCCAGTACCGCCAAGGGCGCGCTGACGGCGGTGCTCAATGACTCCACGGCAGACCGTGCCAAGGCACTGGCTGCGCGCACAGGTCTGGGCCTGGGCGATGATTTGCTGGCCTGGAAAACACTGGTGGTGCGCGGCCTGGACCTGAATATGCAGCCGGCCCAGCCGCTGCGGGTGAGCGTGCGCGAAACCGCGCTGAGCGACTTTTTTGCGCGCGTCATCGTGCAGCGCAACGGCCGCATCAATTTGCAGGACATTGTGAAGACCGAAAAGTCCGAACAGTCCGTCGCGCAGAACGAAGAGGCGAATGCCCAGGCGGCTGCAGGCGAGAAGCCCGAGCTCAGCAGGCCCGTGGCCGAGCCCGTAAAGCCCGAAGATGCCGGCCCCGCGCCCATCATCAAGGTAGGGCCCATTGTGCTGACGGGCGGCAAGGTGCAGTTTTCCGACTACTTCATTCAGCCCAACTACTCGGCCGATCTGAGTGAGCTGACCGGCCGTCTGAGTGCCTTTTCTTCGCAGGCTCCTGCAGGCCAGGTCGAGCCGCAAATGGCCGATCTAGAAATCAAGGGCAAGGCCCAGGGTACGGCGAAGCTCGATATCAGCGGCAAGGTCAACCCGCTGGCCAAGCCTCTGGCACTGGATGTACGCGCCCAGATGAATGACCTGGAGCTGTCGCCGCTGTCGCCATATTCCATCAAGTATGCGGGCTATGGCATAGAGCGCGGCAAGCTCTATATGGATGTGAACTACAAGGTGCAGCCTGATGGGCAGCTCACGGCATCGAACAAGCTGGTGCTGCGCCAATTGACCTTTGGCGACAAGGTGGAGGGCGCGCCCGCATCGCTGCCCGTCAAGCTGGCGGTGGCCCTGCTGTCCGACCGCAACGGCGTGATCGATCTCGATGTGCCTCTGAGTGGCTCGCTCAACGACCCGCAGTTCCGTCTGGCGCCCATCATCTTCAAGGTGATCGGCAACATCATCATGAAGGCCGTGACCGCGCCGTTTGCGCTGTTGTCGGGAGCGTTCTCGGGTGGCGACGAGTCGGGCGCAGTCAACTTTGCGCCGGGCAGCGCCAAGCTCGACGGCAAGGCCAGGGAGCAACTGGCCAAGATCGTCAAGGCACTCAACGACCGCCCCGCACTCAAGATGACGGTGGTGGGTGAGTCGCGTGAGGCCGAAGACAAGGAGGCCTGGAAGACTGAAGAGCTGGATCGTCTGCTGCTGGCCCAAAAGCGCCGCAACGTGATTCGCGAAGGCAAGAGTGGCGACGAGGTGATGGAGTTCAGCGATGCCGAGCGTCCGGCTCTGCTCAAGGCCGTTTACGGCCGTGCCGACATCAAAAAGCCCCGCAACATGGTCGGAATGGCCAAGGATCTGCCTGCAGAGCAGATGACGGCGCTGCTGGTGGCCAGCATCAAGGTGCCTGACGATGCCATGCGCGAGCTGGCGCTGGCGCGCGGTGTGGCTGTGCGGGACTATCTGTCCACGCAGCAACTGCCGCTGGAGCGCCTGTTCCTGGGCGCTCCCAAGCTGGATGTGCAGGACAAGGACTGGACGCCACGTGCCCAGTTGAGCCTGTCTGCGCAGTGA
- a CDS encoding bifunctional metallophosphatase/5'-nucleotidase: protein MVATDKKPDQRQPRAPSPGWRCAFRKVAVPLCAALGLSACSGGATRPASMEITVLGFNDLHGHLEPPGLAVTAQNAQGRNVAVPAGGVAYMARAIAQRRQASRHVALVTAGDMIGASPMVSALFLDEPTIEVLNLMRVDFAATGNHEYDQGVAELQRMQNGGCEKFTSKQPCQISQPFRGAQFPFLAANTLREDGRPLFPATGVKFFEQDGLRIGVGFIGMTLRNTPHMVRPSGVRGLAFADEAQTANALIPQLRAQGADVIVLLIHEGGATTSGLQDDSCKGLSGAIVPILGQLSSEVDVVISGHTHRSYICDYARVNARKPFLLTSAGQYGTLLTEVRLTVDARTGRVSRKSAHQAIVQGEGYRSAGGQVGLQPDFPVFDADAEVAALVARYKAAARPLAEAGAGRLAGPVSRMPQANGESVMGRIVADAILAATRDAAAGGAQLAFVNPGGVRADLLPVADGSVTYGQLFSVQPFGNTLMVMSLTGEQIRQALEQQFDSGSNTVSAPRILQVSEGFSYRFDRSQPAGRRVSELRLNGRRLEMSRRYRVGLQSYLGSGGDNFSIFAQGIDVVGGMLDLDALAEYLREQSRSGPMVLPLKERIMRVH from the coding sequence ATGGTTGCAACTGACAAAAAACCGGATCAACGCCAGCCTCGCGCTCCGTCGCCAGGCTGGCGTTGTGCTTTTCGCAAGGTCGCCGTCCCCCTTTGCGCTGCGCTGGGCTTGAGCGCATGCAGCGGTGGTGCGACAAGGCCGGCCAGCATGGAGATCACCGTGCTGGGCTTCAATGACCTGCACGGCCATCTGGAGCCGCCCGGGCTGGCGGTGACGGCACAGAACGCGCAGGGCCGGAACGTCGCCGTGCCCGCCGGCGGCGTGGCCTACATGGCCCGGGCCATCGCCCAGCGCCGCCAGGCCAGCCGCCATGTGGCACTGGTCACGGCAGGGGACATGATCGGGGCCTCGCCCATGGTCTCCGCGCTGTTTCTCGATGAACCGACGATAGAGGTGCTCAACCTCATGCGGGTGGACTTCGCGGCCACCGGCAATCACGAATACGACCAGGGCGTGGCCGAGCTGCAGCGCATGCAGAACGGTGGCTGCGAGAAGTTCACCAGCAAGCAGCCATGCCAGATCAGCCAGCCCTTCAGAGGCGCGCAGTTCCCGTTTCTCGCGGCCAATACGCTGCGTGAAGACGGCCGGCCGCTGTTTCCGGCGACCGGGGTGAAGTTCTTCGAGCAAGACGGTCTGCGCATAGGCGTGGGTTTCATCGGCATGACGCTCAGGAATACCCCGCATATGGTGCGACCCAGCGGGGTCAGGGGGCTGGCATTCGCCGACGAGGCACAGACGGCGAATGCGCTGATTCCACAGCTGCGTGCTCAGGGCGCCGATGTGATCGTGCTGCTGATCCATGAGGGCGGGGCCACCACGTCGGGCCTGCAGGACGATAGCTGCAAAGGCCTCTCCGGCGCGATCGTGCCGATTCTGGGGCAGCTCTCCAGCGAGGTCGATGTGGTGATTTCCGGTCACACCCATCGCTCCTATATCTGCGATTACGCCAGGGTGAATGCCCGTAAGCCGTTTCTGCTGACCAGCGCCGGCCAGTACGGCACGCTGCTGACCGAAGTCAGACTGACGGTGGATGCGCGCACCGGCCGCGTCAGTCGCAAATCGGCGCATCAGGCCATCGTGCAGGGCGAGGGCTATCGCAGTGCTGGTGGCCAAGTGGGCTTGCAGCCCGATTTTCCGGTCTTTGACGCCGATGCCGAAGTGGCGGCGCTGGTGGCGCGCTACAAGGCAGCGGCCCGACCGCTGGCCGAGGCTGGCGCAGGGCGGCTGGCCGGACCTGTCAGTCGCATGCCGCAAGCCAATGGCGAAAGCGTGATGGGACGCATCGTGGCCGACGCCATACTCGCTGCCACGCGCGATGCCGCCGCAGGCGGGGCGCAGCTGGCCTTTGTGAACCCCGGCGGCGTCCGCGCCGACCTGCTGCCCGTGGCCGACGGCAGCGTGACCTATGGACAGTTGTTCAGCGTTCAGCCGTTCGGCAATACGCTGATGGTGATGAGTCTGACGGGCGAACAGATTCGCCAGGCACTGGAGCAGCAGTTCGACAGCGGCAGCAACACCGTGAGCGCGCCGCGCATTCTGCAGGTGTCTGAGGGCTTCAGCTACCGCTTCGACCGCAGCCAGCCCGCAGGCCGGCGCGTGAGCGAGCTGCGCCTGAACGGCCGGCGGCTCGAGATGTCGCGGCGCTACCGCGTGGGACTGCAAAGCTATCTGGGCAGCGGCGGCGACAACTTCAGCATCTTCGCGCAAGGCATCGATGTGGTGGGCGGCATGCTGGATCTGGATGCACTGGCGGAATATCTGCGCGAGCAAAGCCGCAGCGGCCCGATGGTGCTACCTTTGAAGGAGCGCATCATGCGTGTTCATTAA
- the glyA gene encoding serine hydroxymethyltransferase: protein MFQRTDTVAKVDPELFAAIEAENHRQQEHIELIASENYCSPAVMEAQGSQLTNKYAEGYPGKRYYGGCEHVDVVEQLAIDRIKQIFGAEAANVQPNSGSQANQAVLMAFAKPGDTILGMSLAEGGHLTHGMALNMSGKWFKAVSYGLNADEAIDYDKLEELAREHKPRIIVAGASAYALRIDFERFARIAKEVGAIFWVDMAHYAGLIAAGVYPNPVPHADVVTTTTHKSLRGPRGGVILMKAEHEKAINSAIFPGLQGGPLMHVIAGKAVAFKEALTPEFKAYQEQVVNNAKVFAETLTERGLRIVSGRTESHVMLVDLRAKGITGKAAEAALGLAHITVNKNAIPNDPEKPFVTSGIRIGTPAMTTRGFGEEEARITANLVADVLDKPEDEANLAAVRAKVAALTAKFPVYSK from the coding sequence ATGTTTCAACGCACCGATACCGTCGCGAAAGTCGACCCCGAACTGTTTGCAGCTATTGAAGCTGAAAACCATCGCCAGCAAGAGCACATCGAGCTGATCGCCAGCGAGAACTACTGCTCGCCCGCCGTAATGGAAGCCCAGGGCTCCCAGTTGACCAACAAGTACGCCGAAGGCTACCCCGGCAAGCGCTACTACGGTGGCTGCGAGCATGTGGACGTGGTCGAACAGCTGGCCATTGACCGCATCAAGCAGATCTTTGGCGCCGAAGCCGCCAATGTGCAACCCAATTCCGGCTCTCAGGCCAACCAGGCTGTGCTGATGGCTTTCGCCAAGCCCGGCGACACCATTCTGGGCATGAGCCTGGCCGAAGGCGGTCACCTGACCCACGGCATGGCGCTGAACATGTCCGGCAAATGGTTCAAGGCCGTTTCCTACGGTCTGAACGCCGACGAAGCCATCGACTACGACAAGCTCGAAGAGCTGGCCCGCGAGCACAAGCCCCGCATCATCGTGGCTGGCGCTTCCGCCTATGCCCTGCGCATCGACTTCGAGCGCTTCGCAAGAATAGCCAAGGAAGTCGGCGCCATCTTCTGGGTGGACATGGCCCACTATGCCGGCCTGATTGCCGCTGGCGTGTACCCCAACCCCGTGCCCCACGCCGACGTGGTCACAACCACCACTCACAAGAGCCTGCGTGGCCCCCGTGGTGGCGTGATCCTGATGAAGGCCGAGCACGAGAAGGCCATCAACAGCGCCATCTTCCCCGGCCTGCAAGGCGGTCCCCTGATGCATGTCATCGCCGGCAAGGCCGTGGCGTTCAAGGAAGCCCTAACTCCCGAGTTCAAGGCCTACCAGGAACAGGTCGTGAACAACGCCAAGGTGTTTGCCGAAACGCTGACCGAGCGCGGTCTGCGCATCGTCTCCGGCCGCACCGAAAGCCACGTGATGCTGGTGGACCTGCGCGCCAAGGGCATTACCGGCAAGGCTGCCGAAGCGGCCCTGGGTCTGGCTCACATCACCGTGAACAAGAACGCCATCCCCAACGACCCCGAGAAGCCCTTCGTGACCAGCGGCATCCGTATCGGCACGCCCGCCATGACCACCCGTGGTTTCGGCGAGGAAGAAGCCCGCATCACCGCAAATCTGGTGGCCGATGTGCTGGACAAGCCCGAAGACGAAGCCAATCTGGCCGCCGTGCGCGCCAAGGTGGCCGCGCTGACCGCCAAGTTCCCTGTCTACAGCAAGTAA
- a CDS encoding CBS domain-containing protein has product MKVSDILRVKGNTLYTVSPDESLAAAVQVMSEKDIGSLVVMDHGDVVGMLTFREVIQGFVKTGGVENISVRGAMDDAPMTCTMETDMDEVRRMMLDRHARYMPVMDKRMLMGVISLYDVAKAVVDSQNFENRMLKAYIRDWPEGERQGAE; this is encoded by the coding sequence ATGAAAGTTAGTGACATCCTGCGCGTCAAAGGCAATACCCTGTACACGGTGTCGCCCGACGAAAGCCTGGCCGCGGCGGTGCAGGTGATGTCGGAGAAGGACATCGGCTCGCTGGTCGTGATGGATCACGGCGATGTGGTGGGCATGCTCACTTTCCGTGAAGTGATCCAGGGTTTTGTGAAGACCGGCGGCGTGGAGAACATCTCCGTGCGCGGCGCCATGGACGATGCGCCCATGACCTGCACCATGGAAACCGATATGGACGAGGTGCGTCGCATGATGCTGGACCGCCATGCGCGCTATATGCCCGTGATGGACAAGCGCATGCTGATGGGCGTGATCTCGCTGTATGACGTGGCCAAGGCCGTGGTGGACAGCCAGAACTTCGAGAACCGCATGCTCAAGGCCTATATCCGCGACTGGCCCGAAGGCGAGCGCCAGGGCGCCGAATAA
- the nrdR gene encoding transcriptional regulator NrdR has product MKCPFCNHPDTQVVETRESEDGGFIRRRRRCGGCDKRFTTYERPEVSFPTVVKRDGRRIEYERAKLQGSFQIALRKRPVSTELIDAAIERIEDRLLNLGQREIDSSRLGELVMDELKGLDKVGYIRFASVYRSFEDVDDFKNIMDEVRSPKAKAARKPQA; this is encoded by the coding sequence ATGAAGTGCCCCTTCTGCAACCACCCGGACACGCAAGTTGTTGAGACCCGCGAGTCCGAGGACGGGGGCTTCATTCGCCGCCGCCGCCGCTGTGGCGGCTGCGACAAGCGCTTCACGACCTACGAGCGCCCCGAGGTCAGCTTTCCGACCGTGGTCAAGAGAGACGGCCGCCGTATCGAATACGAGCGCGCCAAGCTGCAAGGCTCTTTTCAGATCGCGCTACGCAAGCGCCCCGTGAGCACCGAACTCATCGATGCGGCCATAGAGCGCATCGAGGACAGGCTGCTCAATCTGGGCCAGCGTGAAATCGATTCCAGCCGCCTTGGCGAGCTGGTGATGGATGAACTCAAGGGCCTGGACAAGGTCGGCTATATCCGGTTTGCCAGCGTATACCGCAGCTTCGAGGATGTGGACGACTTCAAGAACATCATGGATGAGGTTCGCAGTCCCAAGGCCAAGGCCGCCAGAAAGCCACAGGCCTGA